One genomic segment of Prochlorococcus marinus str. MIT 0919 includes these proteins:
- a CDS encoding beta-ketoacyl-ACP synthase III, with translation MTENNSTFGVSLVCSGSAVPAQVITNDELALRVETNDEWISSRTGIKNRRVLGPEESFSDLCLRAGASALEMANWQPETIDLVIVASSTPDDLFGSAPSIQAKLGAKNAVAFDLTAACSGFLFALVTAAQFLRNGSMKRALVIGADQLSSWIDWDDRKSCVLFGDAAGAVGIESVQSECDDLIGFKLRSDGSRGNCLNLLEKRNFRSLVNTTMNQEGGFSNIQMNGQEVYKFAVREVPVILKDVLETSGINPEKLDWLLLHQANKRILDAVADRLKISHEKVLSNLSKYGNTSAATIPLMLDEAVRDGRVKPGHLIASSGFGAGLSWGAAVFRWHGPT, from the coding sequence TTGACTGAAAATAACAGTACCTTTGGAGTTTCGTTAGTATGTAGTGGCAGCGCAGTGCCCGCACAGGTCATTACTAATGATGAGCTTGCCTTAAGAGTTGAAACGAATGATGAGTGGATTAGCAGCAGGACAGGAATTAAGAATAGGCGTGTGCTTGGTCCAGAGGAATCTTTTTCTGATCTATGCCTTAGAGCAGGTGCTTCTGCTTTGGAGATGGCGAACTGGCAACCAGAAACCATTGATTTAGTTATTGTTGCTTCTTCAACGCCAGATGATTTGTTTGGCTCTGCTCCTAGTATTCAAGCCAAATTAGGTGCGAAAAACGCTGTCGCTTTTGACCTTACAGCTGCCTGTAGTGGCTTTTTATTCGCCTTGGTTACAGCAGCTCAATTTTTGAGAAACGGGTCTATGAAGCGTGCATTGGTAATTGGAGCAGATCAGTTATCTAGTTGGATTGATTGGGATGATAGAAAAAGTTGTGTTTTATTTGGGGATGCAGCTGGTGCAGTTGGTATCGAATCAGTTCAAAGTGAATGTGATGACTTGATAGGTTTTAAACTTAGATCGGATGGCAGTAGAGGGAATTGTTTAAATTTATTGGAGAAAAGAAACTTTAGATCTTTAGTGAATACCACCATGAATCAAGAAGGTGGATTTTCTAATATTCAGATGAATGGCCAAGAAGTCTATAAGTTTGCTGTTCGAGAAGTGCCTGTCATCCTAAAAGATGTATTAGAAACAAGTGGAATAAACCCTGAGAAATTAGATTGGCTTTTATTGCATCAAGCTAATAAAAGAATTTTGGATGCTGTAGCAGATAGGCTGAAAATTTCGCATGAGAAAGTTCTTAGTAATCTTTCCAAGTATGGAAATACTTCGGCTGCAACAATTCCACTCATGCTGGATGAAGCTGTTAGAGATGGAAGAGTTAAACCTGGACATTTAATAGCTAGTAGTGGCTTTGGTGCTGGTTTAAGTTGGGGAGCGGCTGTATTTCGATGGCATGGTCCTACTTAA